From one Treponema denticola genomic stretch:
- a CDS encoding protease PrsW: protein MLTNMQIAALMFLSFALSIIWAFIIIRKENLSLKPLLYIFLFSFFAVLISILMQTIVYFLSQNFLKTTGYAYGILFDCFIHSSLPEETVKALLFSIFVKLLWADKMKNMDEITPAQTRANIRILMLLSVFYGLIFASFENLAYAIRYPEAIWLRTFTSNILHACLGVYYLEISMVKKTGKIIKPFLFTWGIHGLYNMFFSIGSYFVIFGIVIVFFVISNAVSRYDRFKSN from the coding sequence ATGCTTACAAATATGCAGATTGCAGCACTCATGTTTCTTTCTTTTGCACTTTCAATTATTTGGGCTTTTATTATTATAAGAAAAGAAAATTTATCGCTTAAACCATTATTATATATTTTTTTGTTTTCATTTTTTGCAGTCCTTATTTCAATTTTAATGCAGACTATCGTATATTTTTTGTCTCAGAATTTTTTAAAAACTACAGGATATGCTTACGGTATTCTTTTTGACTGTTTTATTCATTCTTCTCTGCCGGAAGAAACCGTTAAGGCCCTGCTTTTTTCTATTTTTGTAAAATTGCTTTGGGCGGATAAGATGAAAAATATGGATGAGATTACTCCGGCCCAAACAAGGGCGAACATAAGGATTCTGATGCTTTTATCGGTTTTTTACGGCTTAATTTTTGCCTCTTTTGAAAATCTTGCTTATGCAATACGCTATCCTGAAGCAATTTGGCTTAGGACATTTACTTCAAATATCTTACATGCATGTTTGGGTGTATATTATCTTGAAATAAGTATGGTTAAAAAGACGGGGAAGATTATAAAGCCTTTTCTTTTTACTTGGGGTATACATGGCCTTTATAATATGTTTTTCTCCATAGGCTCTTATTTTGTAATCTTCGGGATAGTTATTGTGTTTTTTGTTATTTCTAATGCGGTAAGCAGATATGACCGCTTTAAGAGTAATTAG
- a CDS encoding SIR2 family NAD-dependent protein deacylase: MDKEKNDYDKLFLEITKAKHLVAFTGAGISTLAGIKDFRGKDGLYKQPNTEKMFDIDVFYRDPSVYYGMAKEFIYGLEEKQPAIVHTVLADLEKRGILKAVITQNIDLLHQKAGSKNVIEVHGSPSVHYCISCSYTETFEETAKTAKTGAVPLCPKCGSPIKPAITFFGEALPQKALMQAETEASKSDFMLVLGTSLLVYPAAALPAYTLRNGGKIAIVNNQPTQFDTYTDLLFEDLEETFEEIDKKLKNL; this comes from the coding sequence ATGGATAAAGAAAAAAATGATTATGACAAACTTTTTTTGGAAATTACAAAAGCAAAACACCTCGTCGCCTTTACGGGGGCCGGAATAAGCACCTTGGCCGGAATCAAGGACTTTAGGGGAAAGGACGGCCTTTATAAACAGCCGAATACCGAAAAAATGTTCGATATAGACGTCTTTTATAGGGATCCTTCGGTTTATTACGGAATGGCAAAAGAATTTATCTACGGATTGGAAGAAAAGCAGCCGGCAATCGTGCATACCGTCCTTGCAGACCTTGAAAAAAGGGGCATTCTAAAAGCCGTAATAACCCAAAACATTGATTTACTCCACCAAAAGGCGGGAAGCAAAAATGTAATTGAGGTACACGGCTCTCCATCGGTTCACTATTGTATAAGCTGCTCCTACACTGAAACATTTGAAGAAACCGCAAAAACAGCTAAAACCGGAGCCGTGCCGTTATGCCCTAAGTGCGGAAGCCCGATAAAACCGGCCATAACTTTTTTTGGAGAAGCCCTGCCTCAAAAAGCCCTGATGCAGGCAGAAACGGAAGCTTCTAAGTCGGATTTTATGCTGGTTCTAGGTACAAGCCTTTTGGTCTATCCTGCAGCGGCTCTTCCGGCCTATACTTTAAGAAACGGAGGTAAAATAGCGATAGTAAACAATCAGCCTACCCAATTTGACACATATACAGACCTTTTATTTGAAGATTTGGAAGAAACTTTCGAAGAAATAGACAAAAAATTAAAAAATTTATAA
- the rdgB gene encoding RdgB/HAM1 family non-canonical purine NTP pyrophosphatase, with translation MKIYLASGNVNKKREVQELLPSHTIVLPKDEGIEFDPEETGSTFFENAMIKAKALYDIVKAPVLADDSGLCVDFLNGAPGIHSARYGSLEGEHVSAEAGINKVLLELKGVKERSARFACCMVFLLDENRFYSVQETCEGRITEASSGSGGFGYDPIFFVEKFGKTFAELTSEQKNSISHRGRALFSISRFIESS, from the coding sequence ATGAAAATATATCTGGCGTCCGGAAATGTAAACAAAAAAAGGGAAGTGCAGGAGCTTCTTCCATCTCATACGATTGTTTTGCCTAAAGATGAAGGCATAGAATTTGATCCTGAAGAAACGGGAAGTACTTTTTTTGAAAATGCTATGATAAAGGCAAAGGCCCTTTACGATATTGTAAAAGCTCCGGTTCTTGCAGATGATTCCGGTCTTTGTGTCGACTTTTTAAACGGAGCTCCCGGTATTCATTCCGCCCGATACGGTTCCCTTGAAGGAGAGCATGTTTCGGCTGAGGCCGGTATTAACAAGGTTCTTTTAGAATTAAAAGGGGTAAAAGAACGAAGTGCCCGTTTTGCTTGCTGTATGGTTTTTCTTTTGGACGAAAACCGTTTTTATTCGGTGCAGGAAACTTGTGAAGGCCGTATAACCGAAGCTTCATCAGGTTCGGGCGGCTTCGGCTACGATCCCATATTCTTTGTAGAGAAGTTCGGCAAAACCTTTGCAGAACTGACTTCTGAGCAAAAAAATTCTATTTCGCATAGAGGCAGGGCTCTTTTTTCGATTTCAAGATTTATAGAAAGTTCTTAA
- a CDS encoding nucleoside-triphosphatase, with protein MNFSLEKGEEFVKSYNTDKENPARRQKVLMSIFEMIYVNLESFGVYFADEDLRSDFLLKFYYKLPRVLENYNSSLSSFYTYLTNHIRFYYLTFKCKTVRHEINDTVLADQEGARWEYLMGEYDLNENFNFYVAEPEPAYCGVKTKDVGLKNQKNPSKESIHMRELYFSMPCKHRRIFLLACKACFFLDDDLIDKIAAEIKMDSWFLCSILHDLKAACFNRYEKINYCVGNRNRYYIKAQLFKYLLLNTYNTRSQLKKICFSLKHNRHLWDKTKRLNRRQLKAPSSTDIGKYINVYKGTIDKNIAKSLKIWYTQQHENISGVRKCKQKKGSAGASSISYDCFA; from the coding sequence GTGAATTTCAGTTTAGAAAAAGGAGAGGAATTTGTCAAGTCCTACAATACCGATAAGGAAAATCCGGCAAGGAGACAAAAAGTTTTAATGTCTATCTTTGAGATGATTTATGTAAATTTGGAAAGTTTCGGTGTGTATTTTGCGGACGAAGATTTACGCAGTGATTTTTTACTTAAGTTTTATTATAAACTTCCTAGGGTTTTGGAAAACTATAATTCTTCACTGTCAAGTTTTTATACTTATTTAACAAATCATATTCGTTTTTATTATTTAACTTTTAAATGTAAAACCGTAAGGCACGAGATAAATGATACCGTTCTTGCAGACCAAGAAGGAGCAAGGTGGGAGTATCTTATGGGAGAATATGATTTAAATGAAAATTTTAATTTTTATGTGGCCGAGCCTGAACCGGCATATTGCGGTGTAAAAACAAAAGATGTAGGTTTGAAGAATCAAAAAAATCCTTCAAAAGAATCAATACATATGCGAGAACTTTATTTTAGTATGCCTTGTAAACATAGAAGAATTTTCTTGCTTGCGTGCAAAGCTTGTTTTTTTCTTGATGATGATTTGATCGATAAAATAGCTGCCGAAATTAAAATGGATTCATGGTTTCTATGTTCTATTCTTCATGATTTAAAGGCTGCTTGTTTTAACCGTTACGAAAAAATAAATTATTGTGTCGGTAATAGAAACAGGTATTACATAAAGGCTCAGCTTTTTAAATACCTTTTACTTAATACTTATAATACAAGAAGTCAGCTTAAAAAGATTTGTTTTTCATTAAAACATAACCGCCATTTATGGGACAAAACAAAAAGATTAAATAGAAGGCAGCTAAAGGCTCCAAGCAGTACAGATATAGGAAAATATATAAATGTATATAAAGGTACAATCGACAAAAATATTGCCAAGAGTTTAAAAATTTGGTATACTCAGCAGCATGAAAATATATCTGGCGTCCGGAAATGTAAACAAAAAAAGGGAAGTGCAGGAGCTTCTTCCATCTCATACGATTGTTTTGCCTAA
- a CDS encoding methyl-accepting chemotaxis protein translates to MKNKKHFSIRKKLLIVFGLLIVLGGVIQGSVSWYTFRKTMIKDVEERLTDKAADIAILVESIIDVDFEYLRGVARIPDLNDDSLSYPQKSARLQQELSSDNDGAFLNICDLNGNTYYMDGRVVSVADRYWYKTALEGNYFISEPYLSPDTGKIHVVFSLPIYNKDGEISGVMCAGLQGLILSEDIKDLVIGKTGYCYMMSKDGTIIAHKDNKLVSGFVNYQKLAETDSKLKSIAEFQKKALQDQDPGVGYYTLDGEKNIGAYAKMERSGWTIVIRAPVNEFLISLNTLTRAIIISVIIILLVTIIISFIISTKMVGPVKTAVNVLRDIAQGEGDLTVQLPLIGNDEVTQLSEYFNETIEKIRLSIKSVDVNAGTMQNIGDELAGNMTETASAVNQISANVEGIKQQAIRQAASVGQTSATVEEIINTIKKLDERIELQASSVARSSASVEEMVANIGSITQTLEKSDDAIKNLATATADGKDTVLNSNTITQKIAEESGSLLEASSVIQHIASQTNLLAMNAAIEAAHAGEAGKGFAVVADEIRKLAEDSAAQGKTITAVLKTFSNEIEVLSASSKTVEEKFNTIFSLSEEVKTMSNSLTEAMREQENGSKEVLAAIRDINAVTVEVKEGSAEMLRGGEQTAEEMQKLDGLTRVITDGMNEMAAGVIEINNAVQEVNEITQKNKISIENLADEVKKFKI, encoded by the coding sequence ATGAAAAATAAAAAGCATTTCTCAATACGAAAAAAATTATTGATTGTTTTCGGATTATTGATTGTATTGGGCGGAGTTATACAGGGTTCCGTATCGTGGTATACATTTAGAAAGACAATGATTAAAGATGTCGAAGAACGCTTAACGGATAAGGCTGCCGATATTGCTATCCTTGTGGAAAGCATAATAGATGTCGATTTTGAGTATTTAAGAGGCGTTGCCCGTATTCCCGATTTAAATGACGACAGTTTGTCATATCCTCAAAAATCTGCACGGCTGCAGCAGGAGCTCTCCTCAGACAATGACGGTGCTTTTTTAAATATATGCGACTTAAACGGCAATACATATTATATGGACGGAAGAGTAGTTTCGGTTGCAGACAGATATTGGTATAAGACGGCTCTTGAAGGAAACTATTTTATTTCGGAGCCCTATCTTTCTCCTGACACGGGCAAAATTCACGTCGTTTTTTCTTTGCCGATTTACAACAAAGACGGTGAAATTTCGGGTGTTATGTGCGCAGGGCTTCAAGGGCTTATTTTGTCGGAAGATATTAAAGATCTTGTTATAGGTAAAACCGGTTACTGCTACATGATGAGTAAAGACGGTACCATTATTGCGCATAAGGACAATAAGCTTGTTTCCGGTTTTGTCAATTATCAAAAACTTGCTGAAACTGATTCCAAATTGAAATCGATAGCGGAGTTTCAAAAAAAAGCCTTGCAGGACCAAGATCCGGGAGTAGGTTATTACACTCTTGACGGAGAAAAAAATATCGGCGCTTATGCAAAAATGGAAAGGAGCGGATGGACGATCGTTATACGGGCTCCTGTAAACGAATTCTTAATTTCGCTTAATACGCTGACACGCGCAATCATAATTTCAGTTATTATAATACTGCTTGTAACAATAATTATTTCGTTTATTATTTCTACAAAAATGGTAGGTCCCGTTAAGACTGCCGTAAATGTTCTTAGGGATATTGCCCAAGGCGAAGGCGACTTAACCGTTCAGCTTCCTCTTATCGGAAACGATGAGGTTACTCAGCTGTCGGAATATTTTAACGAAACAATCGAAAAAATACGTCTTTCCATTAAATCTGTAGATGTAAATGCCGGAACAATGCAGAATATCGGTGACGAGCTTGCAGGCAATATGACGGAGACTGCAAGCGCAGTAAACCAAATAAGTGCAAACGTTGAAGGTATTAAACAGCAGGCTATTAGGCAGGCGGCAAGTGTCGGTCAGACATCGGCAACCGTAGAAGAAATTATCAATACGATAAAAAAACTTGATGAGAGAATAGAACTTCAGGCATCCAGCGTTGCCCGTTCCTCTGCTTCGGTGGAAGAGATGGTTGCAAACATCGGCTCAATTACTCAAACTCTTGAAAAAAGCGATGATGCCATTAAAAACCTTGCAACGGCAACCGCCGACGGAAAAGATACCGTTTTAAACTCGAATACGATTACTCAAAAAATAGCTGAAGAATCGGGCAGCCTTTTAGAAGCTTCAAGTGTTATTCAGCACATTGCAAGCCAGACAAACCTCCTTGCGATGAATGCCGCAATTGAGGCCGCTCATGCAGGAGAAGCCGGAAAAGGGTTTGCGGTCGTTGCCGATGAAATAAGAAAACTCGCTGAGGACTCCGCTGCTCAAGGTAAGACCATTACCGCCGTCTTAAAAACCTTCAGCAACGAAATTGAAGTATTGTCGGCTTCTTCCAAAACCGTTGAAGAAAAGTTTAATACCATCTTCTCGCTTTCCGAAGAAGTAAAGACGATGAGTAATAGTTTAACCGAAGCGATGAGGGAACAGGAAAACGGAAGTAAAGAAGTGCTTGCCGCTATCCGCGACATCAATGCTGTAACGGTAGAAGTAAAAGAAGGTTCCGCCGAAATGTTAAGAGGCGGAGAGCAAACTGCCGAAGAAATGCAAAAGCTGGACGGTCTTACACGGGTTATTACCGACGGAATGAACGAAATGGCTGCGGGCGTTATCGAGATAAACAATGCTGTACAGGAAGTAAACGAAATTACTCAAAAAAATAAGATAAGCATTGAAAACCTTGCAGATGAGGTTAAAAAGTTTAAGATTTAA
- a CDS encoding ATP-binding protein, which translates to MEKDKRIIVDSEKIETAIRLGVPIAITSYTLPKETEVYITDVISEFLKQLHCTDITDYIVYYTNELTTNAKKANTKRVYFKERGLNISDTEDYEQGMKDFKEDTISNMDHYLELQKKAGLYIKLSLQLKNDNIVLEVSNNSALTRQEFKRIFDKIVRARQFSSLDEAFTQVLDSTEGAGLGLVIMVLMLKKMGLDEKAYQIDVVDGVTINRVTIPLRLELKKEAEPLTKAIVEYINEIPQFPENIMQIQRAINDPESKMQKIAQLISSDIGLATDLLKHVNSVAFGLSKPCMNIVEAVKFVGLRGIQNLLYSMGTIKILETTEKEQKEIWENAYRLAFFSLNVAKLTGKRTVVDDAYICGLLHDLGKIILGSMYPELVVKLAEIQAERNIPPQVMDMIMSGMAQAEIGATLAEKWNFPEPIVVTIRYQDNFENAPEEHKDLVESVCFADFMLNFSQGKVDYYQIPESLLKRFKIKSEEQLKKLCERFEFAFSK; encoded by the coding sequence ATGGAAAAAGATAAAAGAATAATCGTTGATTCGGAAAAAATTGAAACAGCCATACGTTTGGGTGTTCCTATCGCTATAACTTCGTATACTTTGCCTAAAGAAACTGAAGTTTATATCACGGATGTTATATCGGAATTTTTAAAGCAGCTGCATTGTACCGATATTACAGATTATATCGTATATTACACAAATGAGCTCACAACAAATGCAAAAAAAGCCAATACAAAGAGAGTCTATTTTAAAGAAAGAGGCTTAAATATTTCCGATACCGAAGACTATGAACAGGGAATGAAGGATTTTAAAGAAGATACAATCTCAAACATGGATCATTATCTGGAACTTCAAAAAAAAGCCGGTCTTTATATAAAGCTGTCCCTTCAACTTAAAAATGACAATATAGTCCTTGAAGTAAGCAATAACTCGGCCCTAACCCGCCAAGAATTTAAGAGAATTTTTGATAAAATAGTCAGAGCAAGACAATTTTCATCATTGGATGAGGCCTTTACTCAAGTTTTGGACAGTACGGAAGGTGCCGGCTTGGGCCTTGTAATAATGGTTCTAATGCTCAAAAAAATGGGGCTGGATGAAAAGGCCTATCAAATAGATGTTGTAGACGGCGTTACCATAAACAGAGTTACAATACCCCTAAGATTGGAGTTAAAAAAAGAGGCGGAACCTCTTACAAAGGCTATTGTAGAATATATCAACGAAATACCGCAATTTCCTGAAAATATTATGCAGATACAGAGAGCTATTAATGATCCTGAATCAAAGATGCAAAAAATTGCACAGCTTATAAGCAGCGATATCGGATTGGCAACAGACCTTCTAAAACACGTAAACTCCGTGGCTTTCGGTCTTTCAAAACCCTGTATGAACATTGTTGAAGCCGTTAAGTTCGTTGGCTTGAGAGGTATACAAAACCTGCTTTACTCCATGGGAACTATCAAAATATTGGAAACAACAGAAAAAGAGCAAAAGGAAATTTGGGAAAATGCTTATAGGCTGGCTTTTTTCTCCCTAAATGTTGCAAAACTTACAGGAAAACGGACTGTAGTTGACGATGCCTATATTTGCGGTCTTCTCCATGACCTTGGAAAGATTATCCTTGGCTCAATGTATCCTGAATTAGTCGTAAAGCTTGCAGAAATTCAAGCCGAAAGGAACATACCTCCGCAAGTTATGGACATGATTATGAGCGGAATGGCTCAAGCCGAAATAGGCGCCACTCTTGCAGAAAAATGGAACTTCCCTGAGCCGATAGTAGTAACAATAAGGTATCAGGATAATTTTGAAAATGCACCCGAAGAACATAAGGACTTAGTTGAAAGCGTTTGCTTTGCAGACTTTATGCTTAATTTTTCACAAGGAAAAGTAGATTACTATCAAATCCCTGAATCCTTGCTAAAAAGATTCAAAATAAAGTCGGAAGAACAGCTTAAAAAACTGTGTGAACGCTTTGAATTTGCTTTTTCAAAATAA
- a CDS encoding DUF2225 domain-containing protein translates to MIRKQAEKESRTGSITFYSKEQIQCPVCSTKFKREELHSGGGRLIAGDLTDELRRLYEPSAKYGEIFPTVYNLTVCHKCLYTAFPQDFSIPSRPVIEKLFENTEVRYDAVKGLFHNVDFTKSRGLNEGAASYYLAILCYELFEEKFSPTIKQAICAIRAAWLFDELGKKYPEENYKYVSDLFYQKATFLYRRALELESTGKEIIAGLKSFGPDVDKNYGYDGIIYLSALLEYKYGQKLDMEMRLKRLDYHKFALAKMFGLGKSSKNKPGPILEAARNLYDTLKVELKDVED, encoded by the coding sequence ATGATAAGAAAACAAGCAGAAAAGGAATCCCGTACAGGAAGTATAACTTTTTACTCAAAAGAACAAATACAGTGTCCGGTGTGCAGTACAAAATTTAAAAGAGAAGAGCTGCACTCAGGCGGCGGACGCTTAATCGCCGGAGACCTTACCGATGAGTTACGCAGGCTTTATGAACCTTCAGCAAAATACGGCGAAATATTTCCGACCGTATATAATTTAACGGTCTGTCACAAATGTCTTTATACGGCCTTTCCTCAAGATTTTTCAATTCCCTCCCGTCCGGTTATCGAAAAGCTTTTTGAAAATACCGAAGTAAGATATGACGCAGTAAAAGGTCTTTTCCATAATGTTGATTTTACAAAATCCAGAGGCTTAAACGAAGGAGCGGCTTCCTATTATCTTGCCATTTTATGCTATGAACTCTTTGAAGAAAAATTTTCACCCACAATAAAGCAAGCCATCTGTGCCATAAGAGCGGCATGGCTTTTTGACGAGCTAGGCAAAAAATACCCTGAAGAAAATTATAAATATGTTTCAGACCTTTTTTATCAAAAAGCGACCTTCCTTTACCGCCGAGCCCTTGAATTGGAATCGACAGGAAAAGAAATAATAGCAGGCTTAAAATCTTTCGGCCCTGATGTGGATAAAAACTACGGCTATGACGGAATCATCTATCTTTCAGCCCTTCTTGAATATAAGTACGGCCAAAAGCTCGACATGGAAATGCGTTTAAAACGCTTGGATTATCACAAATTTGCCCTTGCAAAAATGTTCGGTCTAGGTAAATCAAGTAAAAATAAGCCGGGACCGATTTTGGAAGCGGCAAGAAATCTTTATGACACTCTCAAGGTAGAGCTGAAGGATGTAGAAGATTAA
- the truA gene encoding tRNA pseudouridine(38-40) synthase TruA codes for MEIFQNQKNILLTLSYDGTNFCGWQKQTNKGAETFRTVQGELEKALAKIHKHPIETNGSGRTDSGVHAARQAVNFFSDIKSMRASNFLPALNSILPKDIRVMDAAEVSPLLHARFNALSRTYRYKIKCGKIIFAHEQPYTWHIRRYPDIAALNEMASCLSGELDCTAFSAAGDQSISKSRYIKKAVFFIENDYLIFEICANAFLWKMVRSIVGTLLHLDEIGASKKDFKDILESKMREKAGPTAPPQGLFLWSIEYPKDLLKTPPDSF; via the coding sequence ATGGAAATCTTCCAAAATCAAAAAAATATCCTCCTTACCCTTTCTTATGACGGTACAAATTTTTGCGGATGGCAAAAACAAACCAATAAAGGAGCTGAAACCTTCCGGACAGTTCAAGGAGAATTGGAAAAAGCCTTAGCCAAAATTCATAAACATCCTATCGAAACAAACGGCTCAGGCCGCACGGATTCAGGGGTTCATGCAGCCCGCCAAGCCGTAAACTTTTTTAGCGATATAAAAAGCATGAGGGCTTCAAATTTTTTACCTGCCCTTAACTCAATCCTGCCTAAGGATATAAGGGTGATGGATGCCGCCGAAGTGTCCCCCCTCCTGCATGCACGCTTTAATGCTCTTTCCAGGACCTACCGTTATAAAATCAAATGCGGCAAAATAATATTTGCCCACGAGCAGCCCTATACTTGGCACATAAGAAGATACCCCGACATAGCCGCCTTAAACGAAATGGCCTCCTGCCTTTCAGGAGAATTGGATTGTACCGCTTTTTCTGCAGCCGGAGATCAAAGTATAAGTAAATCCCGCTATATCAAAAAGGCAGTCTTTTTTATCGAAAACGATTATCTTATTTTTGAAATTTGTGCAAATGCCTTTTTGTGGAAGATGGTACGCTCAATAGTGGGAACTCTTTTGCATTTAGACGAAATCGGAGCTTCCAAAAAAGATTTTAAAGATATCTTAGAATCAAAGATGAGGGAAAAAGCAGGCCCCACAGCGCCTCCCCAAGGCCTTTTTTTATGGTCTATAGAATATCCTAAAGACCTGCTCAAAACACCGCCGGACAGTTTTTAA
- a CDS encoding flagellar assembly lytic transglycosylase — protein MCVCLCSVSCAGSYDKTEEARLIEDLYSENFYRFLKPQPLELKKLYNTDPSSLYYIGFALQKARVRASDKKIYDESARAYFEYAIKNAPMPYKKLADDALYSLLSNEEKLTRLEKKLALPEAIQLDNKLDNQAIKEEIQKLLFLSGNFKKMEQSLPDYLNAQKFDAELIEGLKNIEKNKNELKGCGDDFFNILKARKLTFESRFKDAWIIFKSLMEAEDNPCFEYRMVLSDAGKAALSGSTDYASDTLLFENRLDFYEKKSAKNSDYAVQKYMYAFYAARLRLKMGGRENTEKALLLFKKAKTYPPQPYDYDVALWYILDIEKNRSFKVFLEELCSSAPSWKNPAVYEELTAHACMKLVLSRDWKGLEKLQKAVQKTNLLTARARLSYILARSKKSSDAESQKLYREAYEKDHNSFYYRLMAAYQLGLPISSSPYGKNYKRKSGSGFSDEETVQVLKGFVKYKLYSQLYNKITVLYPQISTEEAVFFSQVLSENGYYADSMRIMTFAVNSEGAEFGDEHLKLIYPRPWLESVKRYAAEYNLPEYLLYALLRSESYFKPEVVSHAGAIGLAQLMKPTAADIARRLKLETYDLNNPDTNIRFGAFYLSDMVNRNGGKIMHALFSYNAGPNAVKRWVRQAGNLPTDLFLESLAYAETRGYGRNVLAAAIIYGHLYYNKTYREIIKELFPDI, from the coding sequence TTGTGCGTTTGTCTTTGCAGTGTTTCCTGTGCGGGCTCTTACGATAAAACGGAAGAAGCCCGCCTGATTGAGGACCTTTATTCGGAAAATTTTTACCGCTTTTTAAAACCTCAGCCCTTGGAATTAAAGAAGCTGTATAATACAGACCCTTCGTCCTTGTACTATATAGGTTTTGCCCTCCAAAAGGCAAGGGTAAGGGCTTCGGATAAAAAAATCTATGATGAATCGGCTAGGGCCTATTTTGAGTACGCAATAAAAAATGCTCCAATGCCATATAAAAAACTGGCCGATGATGCACTTTATTCTCTTTTATCCAATGAAGAAAAACTTACGCGTCTTGAAAAAAAACTTGCTTTACCCGAAGCTATCCAATTAGACAATAAATTAGACAATCAAGCAATAAAAGAAGAAATTCAAAAGCTCCTATTCCTATCGGGGAATTTTAAAAAAATGGAGCAGTCTTTACCTGATTATCTTAACGCACAAAAATTTGATGCAGAACTTATTGAAGGCCTAAAAAATATCGAAAAAAACAAAAATGAATTAAAAGGCTGCGGAGACGATTTTTTTAATATTCTAAAAGCAAGAAAGCTGACTTTTGAATCTCGGTTTAAAGATGCGTGGATTATTTTTAAAAGCTTAATGGAAGCCGAGGATAATCCATGCTTTGAATATAGGATGGTATTATCGGATGCAGGAAAAGCTGCCTTATCCGGTTCAACGGATTATGCTTCGGATACCCTCCTTTTTGAAAATAGGCTTGACTTTTATGAAAAAAAATCCGCAAAAAATTCCGACTATGCCGTACAAAAATACATGTATGCTTTTTATGCTGCCCGCCTGCGTCTAAAGATGGGCGGAAGGGAAAATACCGAAAAGGCTCTTTTACTTTTTAAAAAGGCTAAAACCTATCCGCCCCAACCTTACGATTATGACGTTGCCCTCTGGTACATCCTCGATATAGAAAAAAATAGGTCATTTAAGGTATTTTTGGAAGAACTTTGCTCATCGGCTCCTTCATGGAAAAACCCTGCGGTTTATGAAGAGCTGACAGCTCATGCCTGTATGAAGCTGGTTCTTTCCAGGGATTGGAAAGGCCTTGAAAAACTTCAAAAAGCCGTTCAAAAAACAAATCTTCTGACGGCACGAGCTCGGCTTTCTTATATTCTTGCACGTTCTAAAAAATCATCGGATGCAGAGTCTCAAAAGCTTTACCGTGAAGCCTATGAAAAAGATCATAATTCCTTTTATTACAGGCTTATGGCTGCTTACCAGCTTGGGCTTCCTATTTCCTCTTCCCCATACGGTAAAAATTATAAAAGAAAAAGCGGCAGCGGCTTTTCGGATGAAGAGACTGTTCAGGTTTTAAAAGGTTTTGTAAAATATAAACTTTATTCCCAACTGTACAATAAAATTACCGTTTTATATCCTCAGATCAGTACGGAAGAAGCGGTTTTCTTTTCGCAAGTTTTATCGGAAAACGGCTATTATGCCGACTCCATGAGAATTATGACCTTTGCGGTCAACTCCGAAGGTGCCGAATTTGGAGATGAACACTTAAAGTTGATTTATCCCCGGCCTTGGCTTGAGTCGGTTAAAAGATATGCGGCAGAATACAATTTACCTGAATATCTTTTATACGCCCTGCTTAGAAGCGAAAGTTATTTTAAGCCTGAGGTTGTTTCCCATGCGGGTGCGATAGGGCTTGCCCAGCTTATGAAGCCTACAGCTGCCGATATTGCCCGCCGTCTGAAGCTGGAAACTTATGACCTTAACAATCCCGATACAAATATCCGTTTCGGAGCCTTCTATCTTTCGGATATGGTAAACCGTAACGGCGGAAAAATTATGCATGCCCTTTTTTCTTATAATGCAGGTCCCAATGCAGTCAAACGCTGGGTAAGGCAGGCCGGTAATTTACCGACCGACTTATTTTTAGAAAGTCTTGCTTATGCGGAAACAAGGGGCTACGGCAGAAATGTGCTTGCCGCCGCTATTATCTACGGGCATCTATATTACAATAAAACCTACCGCGAAATTATAAAAGAGCTTTTTCCTGATATTTAA